DNA sequence from the Zeugodacus cucurbitae isolate PBARC_wt_2022May unplaced genomic scaffold, idZeuCucr1.2 ctg00000019.1, whole genome shotgun sequence genome:
cattttgccataagatacatgattgatattctttaagtactcaaagtaggataccgttacaccgccagcattgcaaaacaaatccggtataatgagtacattctttttacgtaatatttcatcggcagctggcgtcgaaggaccattagcgccttctaaaatcatcttggcttgtacactgttagcattttcgacagtgagaaccttttgcgtagagcaaggcattagtatatcgcatttttcacccaacaaactgccctctttttcggtggctttggtatagcccttgattgatttattattttttgcataatactccattaagtcctaagtatatgaagaaaattaaaaaaatattatcatggagatatttattttcaatacgccacatacctttggatctatgccattctcatttactagagacacgtcaaattcttgaacaccgatcagtttggcaccggcttccactacaaaaacggatgcatgggaaccgacattgccaaacccttgtacgatcacggttttatctttccaaccagtcttccagcctaataaatccatccaatctttatccataataaaacattcagccgccttaaatagaccacgtcccgtggcggcggtgcgaccatttataccgcctatttctactggcttaccagtcgtgatggccaatgcatctacatcgttatagcctagaagaacaatttatttgtctatcaagacgttttctaatatttcataaaaaaaaattaccaaaagttttaatatattgatccaccaaccaactcatctcgcgttggctggtattcacatctggtgccggtacatctatacccggacctatcatattgcgacgtaatagctccattgtatagcgacgcgtaattgtttgcaattcttgtgcagtatacttcttcgggtcgatacgtatgccacccttggaaccaccaaacggtacattcacgcaagccgtcttaaacgccatcagataagctaaagcgcgtatctcatcggcgtcgacgtccatggcaaaacgtatgcctacaaaagaggaacggatatgatcagtcagttatatatatcatgctagacatcagcagttgaagcattgaaaaggaagaacattttcttgaaacacacaactacatgcatatattctagaaaattcgttgagaaattttttgaatataccagcttttctagaaaaataatagccaataatataattgaacccaccgcctttgagtggtaatctgtgtctagtgtggtgtgcgcgatagccggtgattagctcgtaattgccatcacttcttattatagggaaggtaacttccaatagatttgtagtgcagcccatcaatttaagcatggcggaaacacgttgttcacgctgttccttcttcatgtaaggatacttttccagctcctttatcatcatcggctccattagctgagcggccgagtgataataatactcaaccatgtgtgcaaatggtgggtctttgtctttattgattttttccaaatgcttgggcatcacgtgctgttcacgcgtagccccaagtccggtccagtttaaaactgtcttcgatagtgaagatcgtaaaagtttaccatttaaaaggaaggacatattgccttgcgataatgcaatcccagttatgatttttttttgtgtgtttttgtaagaaattttttgcactcactttttcggcaattattttggtatccgctgattttgttgtatattgtatatatacaattgtattacgaatatataaatattccacaatattcagtaagaaaatattttttgtttatttattatttgcgtcaggtttttttttgtaattattttcttcgagaacaaattcaaatcgctccgttcaacacaactgttcttatgaaaatctcaatatcaactgaactgagaaaaataaatttgacaatattgactgtttatgttttgaagttttgattttttctgttgaaaatatgttaatgttaatgtttttttaatgttaattattttattctggcaaaaattttggattttggggatcgtaaaaaatgccgaataatgcataataacccctacccacttactacgctatttttggtgcatttggtggatggatttttggtaccattcaccacttttttggtgcattttggtgcatttgatgcattggcgcgtggtgaaaaaccgattttttcacggcgcgcaaatggggttatacaggtcgtatgagtaccatattaccaaaaacagaaaaacagatataagggtaccaaaaacagaggtaagtgggtaggggttttgttttttaattgtaaaactgttgctgtcaagaagccattttgtttgtgtttgtgtaaagaaatatttatttaaaaattgaagaaaaatatacaaaaggatattacactttggatcttataaatatataaatgtaaaatgtgtaaaaataaacaatcgcctagcgacttcagacgcattctgcaattattgctgagaaatgcccttcaattctaatgctcggaaaatcttcgaaatcgagtaaataaaggcggcggtgcgtaaatcattgcagtggtgaatgccaccaaaattggcgtagtaagtgggtagggggtttttttaaattgttaaactgttgctgtcaagaagccattttgtttgtgtttgtgtaaagaaatatttatttaaaaattgaagaaaaatatacaaaaggatattacactttggatcttataaatatataaatgtaaaatttgtaaaaataaataatcgccaagcgacttcagacgcattctgtaattattgttgagaaatgccctccatttctaaggctcggaaaatcttagaaatcgagtaaataaaggcagcggtgcgtaaatcattgcagagaccgaattcattggccacaatcttaatgcctgcccccgcagtttccataactgtttgtagtcctgcgtctacaatatccgcctccttcgtacagtctcttatgagctttaactttttgtttggcttgaacttatcctaaataaataaattaaaaaaattcatattaacaaattaacttatttgcacggtggtcaaagt
Encoded proteins:
- the LOC128923618 gene encoding LOW QUALITY PROTEIN: glutamate dehydrogenase, mitochondrial-like (The sequence of the model RefSeq protein was modified relative to this genomic sequence to represent the inferred CDS: substituted 2 bases at 2 genomic stop codons), with the translated sequence MPKHLEKINKDKDPPFAHMVEYYYHSAAQLMEPMMIKELEKYPYMKKEQREQRVSAMLKLMGCTTNLLEVTFPIIRSDGNYELITGYRAHHTRHRLPLKGGIRFAMDVDADEIRALAYLMAFKTACVNVPFGGSKGGIRIDPKKYTAQELQTITRRYTMELLRRNMIGPGIDVPAPDVNTSQREMSWLVDQYIKTFGYNDVDALAITTGKPVEIGGINGRTAATGRGLFKAAECFIMDKDWMDLLGWKTGWKDKTVIVQGFGNVGSHASVFVVEAGAKLIGVQEFDVSLVNENGIDPKDLMEYYAKNNKSIKGYTKATEKEGSLLGEKCDILMPCSTQKVLTVENANSVQAKMILEGANGPSTPAADEILRKKNVLIIPDLFCNAGGVTVSYFEYLKNINHVSYGKMNVKREKAIINEIFNSMNECEVSELXPPCKXPNKKLKLIRDCTKEADIVDAGLQTVMETAGAGIKIVANEFGLCNDLRTAAFIYSISKIFRALEMEGISQQ